In a genomic window of Methanosarcina horonobensis HB-1 = JCM 15518:
- a CDS encoding DUF2196 domain-containing protein: MNNSSTYPHGIKVQLTDGQVGRIKEIHKKVVIHSFQDNSY, translated from the coding sequence ATTAACAACTCTTCAACTTACCCACATGGGATAAAAGTTCAATTAACGGACGGGCAGGTTGGGAGAATCAAGGAAATCCATAAAAAAGTTGTGATCCATTCCTTTCAAGACAACAGTTACTGA
- a CDS encoding HepT-like ribonuclease domain-containing protein yields the protein MKKDDMVYLSHILQSISSIEKYTGDLSEEEFLSNSLVQDGTIRQTGKSR from the coding sequence ATGAAAAAAGATGACATGGTTTATCTCAGCCACATCCTTCAGTCCATCTCCTCTATTGAAAAATATACAGGAGACCTTAGCGAAGAAGAATTCTTGTCAAATAGCCTTGTTCAGGACGGAACTATCAGGCAAACAGGCAAATCCAGATAA
- a CDS encoding nucleotidyltransferase family protein codes for MQTVKEREELFRKISSFLKKYGAVKVSVFGSYVRGEEKPEIDIDVLVEFAERKSLLTLVNIELELSDYLGIKVDLLTEKSISPYLIEGIKKEARVISE; via the coding sequence ATGCAAACTGTGAAAGAACGGGAAGAGCTCTTCCGCAAAATCTCTTCTTTTCTGAAAAAATACGGAGCAGTTAAAGTATCTGTTTTTGGGTCTTATGTTAGAGGCGAAGAGAAACCCGAAATTGATATTGATGTTCTGGTTGAGTTTGCCGAGCGAAAAAGCCTGCTAACTCTCGTGAATATAGAACTGGAACTGTCGGATTACCTGGGAATAAAAGTTGATCTTCTAACTGAAAAGTCAATAAGTCCGTACTTGATAGAGGGAATTAAAAAAGAAGCCAGAGTGATCTCCGAATGA
- a CDS encoding ATP-binding protein: protein MDTREKLKSAIIEWEGRVLPPLQERRYNVNIDAPHVNDIVGVRRCGKTYYMYQLILELLERGVPKSNILYLNLNDDRLQPLNGDELQLLVETFREIQEISEGDRLYLFLDEIQNFPSWERWVKGIYDRKQNVKLVISGSNASLLSQEISTLLTGRHLSTRMFPFSFAEFLDYHSITFDMKTLPYSEDRPVVKRRFNEYLEKGGFPETIVYPSVQHRETLQSYFDDIIYRDIISRHGVRNPLIFKDLALFCISNIAKPHTYNSLRRLFANYSSLSTDAIINYIAYLEDAFLLFSVNHYNESLKQQMNKPRKLYCIDTGMINAVSFKLSSDTGRLYENLVFIRLLHSGNEIYYWQDQKGFEVDFITKEGLEPTRLIQVCSDLSDSITKEREVNGLLAGMKNFKMKEGTIITSDVFDEEVVDGKKIRYVPLWYWLLEENG from the coding sequence GTGGATACAAGAGAGAAACTGAAAAGTGCCATTATCGAGTGGGAGGGAAGAGTATTACCACCACTGCAGGAGCGCAGGTATAATGTGAACATTGATGCTCCGCATGTAAATGACATAGTTGGTGTGAGGAGATGCGGCAAAACATACTATATGTATCAACTGATATTGGAACTGCTTGAACGTGGCGTACCAAAGAGCAATATATTGTACCTGAATCTTAATGATGATCGTTTGCAGCCGCTAAATGGGGACGAGTTGCAGCTGTTGGTAGAAACTTTCAGGGAAATTCAGGAGATATCCGAAGGAGACCGTTTGTATCTTTTCCTTGATGAAATCCAGAACTTCCCTTCATGGGAACGATGGGTTAAAGGCATTTACGATAGAAAACAGAATGTAAAGTTAGTAATTAGCGGCTCGAATGCATCCTTGCTTTCACAGGAGATATCCACCTTATTAACAGGCAGGCATCTGAGCACCAGAATGTTCCCTTTCAGTTTTGCAGAATTCCTGGATTATCATTCAATAACCTTTGATATGAAAACACTCCCTTATTCGGAAGACAGGCCAGTTGTCAAACGCAGATTCAACGAATACCTGGAAAAAGGAGGATTCCCCGAGACCATAGTCTATCCGTCGGTTCAACATCGGGAAACATTGCAGTCATATTTTGACGACATTATCTACCGGGATATTATTTCAAGGCATGGAGTACGCAATCCCCTGATATTCAAAGACCTGGCGCTATTCTGCATATCGAATATTGCAAAACCTCATACCTACAACTCTCTCAGAAGACTGTTTGCCAATTATTCCTCCCTCAGTACAGATGCTATAATCAATTATATTGCATACCTTGAGGACGCATTCCTGCTCTTTAGCGTCAACCACTACAATGAATCGCTAAAGCAACAGATGAACAAACCCAGGAAATTATATTGTATCGACACAGGTATGATCAACGCCGTTTCTTTCAAACTCTCCTCCGATACCGGAAGATTATATGAGAATCTCGTCTTCATCCGGCTCTTACACTCCGGAAACGAAATCTACTACTGGCAGGACCAGAAGGGCTTTGAGGTCGATTTCATAACAAAAGAAGGACTTGAACCCACCCGTTTGATACAGGTCTGTTCGGATTTGTCAGACTCGATAACAAAAGAACGCGAAGTAAACGGCCTGCTTGCCGGAATGAAGAACTTCAAAATGAAAGAAGGGACTATCATCACATCGGATGTTTTTGACGAGGAGGTTGTTGATGGAAAGAAGATCAGGTATGTGCCTCTGTGGTACTGGCTGCTTGAGGAGAATGGCTGA
- a CDS encoding UbiA family prenyltransferase, producing the protein MLKTRLIGLFRLFRSELPFAAGVCVILGELLALGGIPAPAEILLGFLSFFFISAAALILNDYFDIESDKINAPERPLPAGLVTERDVVLLSIAVTMLGFITGYLISMEALLVVILVWTVGFLYNWRFKKAGFIGNLMVSFSVGMTFVFGGIVAGKPFETIVWFFAIIVMLVDLGEEIAADAMDIEGDRKAGSRSLALILGRENALKISAVIFSLVVFASILPFLLGWLEWIYLFPILLMDVIILYSTSKLLDSRIVNRRIYIRWIYLSGLVAFLIIIIIRMVM; encoded by the coding sequence ATGTTAAAAACAAGATTGATAGGCCTGTTTCGCTTATTCCGTTCTGAACTGCCATTTGCTGCGGGAGTGTGCGTGATATTGGGGGAATTACTAGCATTGGGTGGAATTCCCGCCCCAGCAGAAATTTTACTGGGATTTCTGAGCTTTTTTTTCATTTCGGCTGCAGCTCTGATCCTGAATGACTATTTTGATATCGAAAGTGACAAAATAAACGCACCGGAAAGGCCGCTCCCGGCAGGTCTTGTTACTGAGCGAGATGTTGTGTTACTCTCCATTGCAGTGACAATGCTTGGATTTATCACAGGCTACCTGATTAGCATGGAGGCTTTGTTAGTAGTTATTTTAGTCTGGACAGTGGGTTTTCTTTACAATTGGAGGTTCAAAAAGGCTGGTTTCATTGGAAATCTGATGGTTAGTTTTTCGGTTGGTATGACTTTTGTTTTTGGCGGCATAGTAGCAGGTAAACCATTTGAAACTATAGTCTGGTTTTTCGCGATCATAGTAATGCTAGTAGACCTGGGGGAAGAAATTGCTGCAGATGCTATGGATATTGAAGGGGACCGGAAGGCAGGGTCCCGTTCCTTGGCCCTGATACTTGGACGTGAAAACGCACTGAAAATCAGCGCAGTGATTTTCTCACTGGTAGTTTTTGCAAGTATCTTGCCGTTTCTCCTGGGCTGGTTAGAGTGGATTTATCTTTTTCCCATTTTACTGATGGATGTGATTATTCTGTACTCAACCAGTAAATTGTTAGACTCGAGAATAGTAAATCGGCGAATTTATATTCGCTGGATATACTTGAGTGGATTGGTGGCATTCTTAATTATCATAATTATTCGAATGGTTATGTGA
- a CDS encoding PKD domain-containing protein, giving the protein MLFLILTLPMASAANEEKVPFKINETQITTSGSAERPVIYKDMIVWQDYRYGNYGDGTFDGTYDVYVYNLSTSREIQITTPGSAATNPDIYGDRIVWSDDRNGNFRLEKSDIYMCSLSTSTETRITANESYSVSPAIYEDRIVWTEYNNVHMYNLSTQEGSQIVTSESMIFSPAIYGNNIVWEELLVSTDNGVSRDIYFYGFDTHKKTQITTGGSAGSPEIYGDRIVYEDWRDGHSNIYMYNTSTSSETQITTSGSASSPDIYDNRIVWLDGRNGDTDVYMYNLSTHREIRVTSSESSKEYPAIYGDRIVWEDTFNGTSNIYMSTFSGDESELKTPVVNFTSNITEGYAPLTVKFTDLSENATEWNWNFGDGTNSTRKNLEHTFSAAGYYRVTLNVSNAYGTDTKKIDINVRNNSQKIPCRFNFLIFEMLVLYLFKRSA; this is encoded by the coding sequence ATGCTCTTTTTAATTCTAACTTTACCTATGGCATCGGCAGCTAATGAAGAAAAGGTTCCATTCAAAATCAATGAAACCCAGATTACAACCAGCGGATCAGCAGAAAGACCTGTCATCTACAAGGACATGATAGTATGGCAGGATTATCGCTATGGAAACTATGGTGATGGAACGTTTGATGGAACGTACGATGTATATGTGTATAATCTTTCAACGTCCAGAGAGATTCAGATTACTACACCCGGATCTGCAGCAACGAATCCGGATATCTATGGCGACAGGATAGTATGGAGTGATGATCGAAACGGAAACTTTAGACTTGAAAAATCCGATATCTACATGTGCAGTCTTTCCACTTCCACGGAAACTCGGATTACCGCCAATGAATCTTACTCTGTCTCTCCTGCTATCTACGAAGACAGAATAGTATGGACCGAATACAACAATGTTCATATGTACAATCTTTCCACCCAAGAAGGCAGTCAGATAGTTACCAGCGAATCAATGATATTTAGTCCTGCAATCTATGGCAACAATATAGTGTGGGAAGAATTACTTGTTTCAACTGACAACGGGGTTTCTCGTGACATCTACTTTTATGGTTTCGATACTCATAAGAAAACTCAGATAACTACCGGTGGGTCAGCAGGCAGTCCTGAGATCTACGGGGACAGGATAGTATATGAGGACTGGCGTGATGGACATTCAAATATCTATATGTATAACACATCCACTTCCAGCGAAACTCAAATAACTACCAGTGGATCAGCAAGCAGCCCTGATATCTATGATAACAGAATAGTGTGGCTTGATGGGCGTAATGGAGACACTGATGTTTACATGTACAATCTTTCCACTCACAGGGAAATTCGGGTTACCAGCAGCGAATCAAGTAAGGAATACCCTGCGATCTACGGGGACAGGATAGTGTGGGAAGATACCTTTAATGGAACCTCCAATATCTATATGAGTACTTTCTCAGGGGACGAGTCAGAACTCAAAACACCTGTAGTGAATTTTACCAGCAATATTACAGAGGGTTATGCTCCCCTTACGGTAAAGTTTACAGACCTATCAGAAAATGCAACTGAATGGAATTGGAACTTTGGAGATGGAACCAACTCGACCCGTAAGAATCTGGAGCACACTTTTTCTGCAGCAGGATATTACAGAGTAACGCTTAATGTGAGCAATGCGTATGGGACGGATACGAAGAAAATAGATATAAATGTGAGAAATAATTCCCAAAAAATCCCCTGCAGATTCAATTTTTTGATTTTTGAGATGCTGGTACTGTATCTCTTTAAGAGGTCAGCCTGA
- the iorA gene encoding indolepyruvate ferredoxin oxidoreductase subunit alpha has translation MTEKKLLMGNEAIALGAIEAGVQVVTGYPGTPSTEALETIARHANRCGIYTEWSSNEKVALETAVGAAYSEAKALVTMKQVGLNVASDPLMSLSYIGVKGALVLLVADDPGPHSSQTEQDTRAFGHFANIPVLDPATPQEAYELTKLAFELSHEFEIPVILRTTTRVSHSCGDVELAVSESKAPKPVPVETSCEGFTKDRRWTIFPRLTAERHPWLENVQVQLSNRFSEPPYNSVSGTGKIGIIASGVSALYVKEAVKSFEELFTLFRVGTVYPFPEKAALSFLKGIEKLIVVEELDPYLEEQALQLIGRSHLPVDVYGKKNGFFPVSGEYNVDVIIDCINKVFAELGETASLSHAVPAVLRGELPPLPVRAPTLCAGCMHRTVFYAFKQTAKRLKKDSQVETIFSGDIGCYTLGNAHPLNMVDTCLCMGAGMSIAGGLSRTNPEAKQVAFIGDSTFFHSGIPAVVNAVYNGANVTLAVLDNRTTAMTGHQPHPGIGVTALGSPSKAIDIADVVRSCGVEFVRSVDIDSLENCLEGCVEAAKEAIEFKGPSVVVFKGKCVGITKPSIRFIIDTESCTGCGLCVKQLGCPALFLPSGEEKPIIQNSCSGCGLCEQVCISGAIRESGVKK, from the coding sequence TTGACTGAAAAAAAACTATTAATGGGTAATGAAGCCATTGCACTTGGAGCTATAGAGGCCGGAGTCCAGGTAGTAACAGGGTATCCCGGCACCCCCTCGACCGAAGCTCTGGAAACGATTGCCCGGCATGCCAACAGGTGCGGGATCTATACAGAGTGGTCGAGCAATGAAAAGGTTGCACTTGAAACGGCTGTAGGGGCAGCTTACTCCGAGGCAAAGGCGCTTGTGACCATGAAGCAGGTAGGATTAAATGTTGCATCTGATCCCCTGATGAGCCTGAGCTATATCGGCGTAAAAGGGGCTCTTGTCCTGCTTGTTGCAGACGATCCCGGACCTCATTCTTCCCAGACCGAACAGGATACAAGGGCTTTCGGGCATTTTGCAAATATCCCTGTCCTTGACCCTGCAACCCCTCAGGAAGCTTACGAGCTTACAAAGCTGGCTTTCGAGCTTTCTCACGAATTCGAAATCCCTGTTATCCTCAGGACTACCACGCGGGTTTCCCACAGCTGTGGTGACGTCGAGCTTGCAGTTTCAGAATCTAAAGCCCCAAAACCTGTTCCGGTTGAAACTTCCTGCGAGGGCTTCACAAAGGACAGGCGCTGGACGATTTTTCCGAGGCTTACTGCAGAGCGGCACCCCTGGCTTGAAAACGTGCAGGTGCAGCTTTCCAACCGCTTTTCAGAGCCTCCGTACAATTCCGTTTCGGGAACCGGAAAAATAGGGATTATAGCCTCAGGGGTTTCAGCCCTCTATGTAAAGGAGGCTGTAAAAAGTTTTGAAGAACTTTTCACTCTTTTCCGAGTCGGGACAGTATATCCTTTCCCTGAAAAGGCAGCTCTTTCCTTCTTAAAGGGAATCGAAAAACTGATCGTGGTCGAAGAACTTGACCCTTACCTTGAAGAACAGGCTCTCCAGCTTATCGGAAGGTCTCATTTGCCTGTTGACGTTTACGGAAAAAAGAACGGCTTTTTCCCTGTGAGCGGGGAATATAACGTTGATGTTATTATTGATTGTATAAACAAGGTATTTGCAGAACTCGGGGAAACTGCCAGCCTTTCTCATGCTGTCCCTGCTGTTTTGAGGGGAGAACTTCCGCCCCTGCCTGTCAGGGCTCCGACTCTCTGTGCCGGCTGCATGCACAGGACTGTTTTTTATGCATTCAAGCAGACTGCAAAACGGCTCAAAAAAGACTCTCAGGTCGAGACCATTTTTTCCGGAGATATCGGCTGTTATACCCTTGGAAACGCACATCCTCTCAATATGGTTGACACCTGCCTCTGCATGGGAGCAGGGATGAGCATTGCAGGAGGTCTTTCCCGCACAAACCCTGAGGCAAAGCAGGTGGCTTTTATCGGGGACTCAACATTCTTCCATTCAGGCATTCCTGCAGTGGTAAATGCTGTTTACAACGGAGCCAATGTTACCCTTGCAGTTCTTGACAACCGCACAACTGCCATGACAGGACACCAGCCCCATCCCGGAATAGGAGTAACTGCGCTTGGAAGTCCCTCAAAAGCAATTGATATTGCCGACGTGGTCAGAAGCTGTGGAGTAGAATTTGTAAGGTCCGTAGATATAGACAGCCTGGAAAATTGCCTTGAAGGCTGCGTAGAAGCGGCAAAAGAAGCTATTGAATTTAAAGGCCCTTCAGTAGTCGTGTTTAAAGGAAAATGTGTTGGGATTACAAAGCCCAGTATACGGTTTATAATTGATACTGAAAGCTGTACAGGCTGCGGATTATGCGTAAAGCAGCTCGGCTGCCCTGCTCTTTTCCTCCCTTCAGGAGAAGAGAAGCCTATTATCCAGAATAGCTGCAGCGGCTGCGGGCTCTGTGAACAGGTATGTATTTCAGGAGCCATAAGGGAAAGTGGGGTGAAGAAATGA
- a CDS encoding indolepyruvate oxidoreductase subunit beta encodes MKGEGTRVERTKPDGKKYDILIAGVGGQGVVLASRMLALTAIKTGFHVSTAETIGMSQREGSVSSHVRIGDEISGSLIPAGKADLLIGLEPAETVRNLPFLKKNGKVIVNSHTIPPASKPPGSPEYDPEALLSFLEAHFPGMICLDFTRLAEEVGTYRAANVAMLGAAAGMDILPFSRETIMAVLETEIPEKHRAVNRAVFEGAIEKIKLISAPLNGEQKVKSNV; translated from the coding sequence ATGAAGGGCGAAGGAACGAGAGTTGAAAGGACAAAACCTGACGGAAAGAAGTACGATATTCTGATTGCAGGTGTTGGAGGGCAGGGTGTTGTACTTGCTTCCCGCATGCTTGCGCTTACTGCAATTAAAACCGGGTTCCATGTAAGTACGGCTGAAACCATAGGCATGTCCCAGAGGGAAGGCTCAGTCAGCAGTCATGTAAGAATAGGAGACGAGATTTCGGGCTCCTTAATCCCGGCAGGGAAGGCAGACCTGCTTATAGGGCTTGAACCCGCAGAAACCGTAAGGAATCTTCCATTCCTGAAAAAGAACGGAAAAGTAATAGTAAACTCTCATACCATACCTCCGGCATCCAAGCCCCCCGGAAGCCCTGAATATGACCCTGAAGCTTTGCTGTCTTTTCTGGAAGCACACTTTCCGGGCATGATCTGCCTGGATTTCACCCGGCTTGCTGAAGAGGTAGGGACATACAGGGCTGCCAATGTTGCTATGCTGGGAGCGGCTGCGGGCATGGATATATTGCCTTTTTCAAGAGAAACTATTATGGCGGTACTTGAAACCGAAATTCCTGAAAAACACAGGGCTGTAAACAGGGCTGTGTTTGAAGGTGCAATCGAAAAAATCAAGTTAATCTCCGCGCCCCTGAATGGGGAACAGAAGGTGAAATCAAATGTATGA
- a CDS encoding phenylacetate--CoA ligase family protein, whose translation MYEASLESELDPDVQLYHPKLSEEDTLVKLKNLLKRVVEGSPFYQKKFRETNVDTEKIKSLEDLKLLPFTHKEELRDAYPLGLQAVSDSAVVRIHSSSGTTGKPVIIPYTRKDVDVWAEQMMRCYMLAGLTNQDRIQITPGYGLWTAGIGFQLGAERLGAMAIPTGPGNTEKQLEMLVDLKSTALASTSSYALLLAEEIEKRGLKDQIHLRVGVIGSERWSEKMRSRIETELGIETFDIYGLTEIYGPGIALDCSYHEGMHYWSDHLLFEIIDPITGEQLPEGTLGELVITTLTKEGAPLIRYRTRDLTRIIPGLCKCGCPFPRIDRILGRSDDRIKFKAVNIYPGQIEDIIHKVPGVSSEYQILLTRKDGRDSMTFRVEIEGAEDPAKKEKAEKALGKAFKDFIGVSVDIVGMKLGELPRSMKKTKRVIDEREL comes from the coding sequence ATGTATGAAGCATCCCTGGAGTCTGAGCTCGACCCGGATGTCCAGCTCTACCATCCCAAACTCTCGGAAGAAGACACCCTTGTAAAATTGAAGAACCTGCTTAAACGTGTGGTTGAAGGTAGCCCTTTTTACCAGAAGAAATTCAGGGAAACAAACGTGGATACCGAGAAAATAAAGTCTCTTGAAGACCTCAAACTCCTGCCTTTCACACACAAAGAGGAACTGAGAGACGCTTATCCCCTTGGTCTACAGGCAGTGTCTGATTCCGCAGTTGTCAGGATCCACTCTTCCTCAGGAACAACCGGTAAGCCTGTCATTATCCCCTATACCCGTAAAGATGTCGATGTTTGGGCTGAACAGATGATGCGCTGCTACATGCTGGCAGGGCTCACCAACCAGGACAGGATTCAGATAACTCCGGGGTACGGACTCTGGACCGCAGGAATAGGGTTTCAGCTTGGAGCCGAGCGCCTTGGAGCAATGGCAATACCCACTGGTCCAGGAAATACTGAGAAACAGCTTGAGATGCTTGTTGACCTTAAATCCACCGCCCTTGCAAGCACCTCTTCATATGCGCTTTTGCTTGCCGAAGAGATTGAAAAGCGCGGTCTAAAAGATCAGATCCATCTTAGGGTAGGAGTTATCGGCTCGGAACGCTGGAGCGAAAAGATGCGCAGCAGGATCGAAACCGAGCTCGGAATCGAGACCTTTGACATATACGGGCTGACGGAAATCTATGGTCCAGGAATTGCCCTTGACTGCTCGTACCATGAAGGGATGCACTACTGGTCCGACCACCTGCTTTTTGAAATTATCGACCCTATAACCGGCGAGCAGCTTCCAGAAGGCACCCTCGGAGAGCTTGTTATTACAACCCTTACAAAAGAAGGAGCTCCTCTGATCCGCTACAGGACAAGAGATCTCACTCGCATAATTCCCGGACTCTGTAAATGCGGCTGCCCTTTCCCGAGAATTGACAGAATCCTCGGCAGGTCTGATGACCGTATAAAATTCAAGGCAGTAAATATCTATCCAGGTCAGATTGAGGATATTATCCACAAAGTTCCCGGAGTAAGCAGCGAGTACCAGATCCTCCTTACGCGCAAAGATGGCAGAGACAGCATGACCTTCAGAGTTGAAATTGAAGGAGCAGAAGATCCTGCAAAGAAAGAAAAAGCTGAAAAAGCCCTGGGAAAAGCATTCAAGGACTTTATAGGGGTGAGCGTTGATATTGTGGGTATGAAGCTAGGGGAACTTCCAAGAAGCATGAAAAAGACAAAAAGAGTAATCGACGAAAGGGAGCTTTAA